In the genome of Streptomyces aquilus, the window GCGTGACCTGCCCGGATCGGTGGCCATCGCCTTTGCCAACCGCGCGGCTCTGACCCGGGCGGTCAGGGAGATCGCGAGGACCACCGGCATCCGGCAGTTCGTGGACCTGGGGAGCGGCCTGCCGACCGCCGACAACGTCCATCAGGTCGCGCAACGGCACGCTCCCGAGTCCCGGGTGGTCTACGTCGACATCGATCCCCAGGTGCTCGTTCACGGGCGCGCGCTGCTGGAGGACAACGACCTGACCCGTGTCGTCGCGGTCGATGTGCGCGATCCCGAGGGCATCCGGACACACCCCGACACCGTTGAGATGATCGACTTCGACCGTCCGGTCGCTGTGATCTTCAGTGCCATCCTCCATCACGTCAACGATGACGAGGACCCGGCCGGCATCGTCCGTTACTGGCGCGACCACGTGGCGTCGGGCAGCTACTTCTTCATGAGTCACTTCCGCTCCGGCAACAACCCGGAGACCGTGGAAGCGGAGGCGGTGCTGCAGCAGACGTTCGGCCGTGGCCGGTGGCGGACCGACGCGGAGATCGCCTCCCTGCTGGACGGTCTGGAGATCCTCGACCCGGGGATCGTCCCCGCGTCCCTGTGGCGTCCCGACGAGAACGACGACGCCATGGACATCGGGCAGAGGCGCGAACTCACGGTCTGGGAACACCTCATTGCCGCCGGCCTGGCCCGGAAGGCGTAGGGCGGGTCCCTTCGCCGGAAGGCGTAGGGCGGGTCCCTTCGGTAGCGCCCGGCCCGGTTCCGGTCAGGACGGCGGGGCGGCCAGGACGGCCTTGGCGGCCAGCCGCAGCTGCCTGATCATCGGATTCGGGTCGCCCTTGCGGCTGACCAGGGCGACCTGGCTGGGGGGAGCACCCTCGACCGGGACGGTGACGAGGCCGGGACGCAGTGAGCTGCGTCGGTCGCCGACCGGCAGGACGGCGATCGCCCCGCCGCTCGCGACGAGTTCCAGCTTGTCCTCATAGCTCTCGATCGGCGGCACGCCGGCCCCGAGGATCCGGTAGGAAGGCCAGTCCGCGGTCTCGAACGCGCACGGCGCCACCTCTTCGTCGGCCAGTTCGTCCGCGGTCACCGACGCGCGGTCGGCCAGCGGATGGTCGTGGGGGACCACGAGCATCCGGGGCTCCTCGTACAGCGGGGTGGTGACCACCTCGTCGGCGGCGAGCGGCAGCGGGGTCCGCGCGATCAGGGCGTCGACGTGCTTGTCGGCCAGCGCGCCGACGTCGCTGCAGCTCAGATGCCGGGTGGCGATCTCGGCGTCCGGGTGGCGGTGGCGCAGTTCCCGTACGGCGGCAGTGATCAGCAGGTCTTCGACGTAACCGATGGTGATGCGTGCGG includes:
- a CDS encoding LysR family transcriptional regulator yields the protein MNDLGQDLELRLVRYFTVVAAHQHFGRAAADLHVAQPALSRQVQRLEKYLGTRLLDRTPQGTRLTPAGQTFLPRAQALLQAARQAELAVREQAQTARITIGYVEDLLITAAVRELRHRHPDAEIATRHLSCSDVGALADKHVDALIARTPLPLAADEVVTTPLYEEPRMLVVPHDHPLADRASVTADELADEEVAPCAFETADWPSYRILGAGVPPIESYEDKLELVASGGAIAVLPVGDRRSSLRPGLVTVPVEGAPPSQVALVSRKGDPNPMIRQLRLAAKAVLAAPPS
- a CDS encoding SAM-dependent methyltransferase, which produces MTYKGSAIDPSKPSIARVYDYLLGGKDNYAVDREIGDVFKRDLPGSVAIAFANRAALTRAVREIARTTGIRQFVDLGSGLPTADNVHQVAQRHAPESRVVYVDIDPQVLVHGRALLEDNDLTRVVAVDVRDPEGIRTHPDTVEMIDFDRPVAVIFSAILHHVNDDEDPAGIVRYWRDHVASGSYFFMSHFRSGNNPETVEAEAVLQQTFGRGRWRTDAEIASLLDGLEILDPGIVPASLWRPDENDDAMDIGQRRELTVWEHLIAAGLARKA